The segment TACTTCGGCAACGATGCGCTGGTGGCGATCATCAAGGCGGTGACCCTGTCTTCGCTCATCCTGGCAGTGGTGGTGTACTGGTACAGCAACCACGAGGCCGTGGTACCGCGCTCGACCATCTTCAACTACTGGTGGTTGAGCATGGTGATCATCGGTGGCTTGCGCCTGATCATGCGCCAGTATTTTCTGGGCGACTGGTTCACCGGCGCCCATCAGATCCCTTTCGCCAACCGCGACGACGGGCAAATCAAGGTAGCTATCTATGGCGCAGGTACCGCCGGCAACCAGTTGCTGGCGGCGCTGCGCATGGGCCGTGTGATGCGCCCGGTGGCCTTCCTCGACGATGACGGCGACCTGGCCAACCGGGTCATTTCCGGGTTGCAGGTGTACAAGCCCAAGCACTTGCAGCAGATGCTCAAGGAAACCGGCGCCCAGGAGGTGTTGCTGGCACTGCCCTCGGCCACCCGCGCGCGGCGCCGGGAAATTCTCGCCCTGCTCGAACCGTACCCGCTGCACGTGCGAAGCGTGCCGGCCTTTGCCGACCTGGCCACTGGCCGGGTGAAGGTGGACGATATCCAGGACGTGGACATTGCCGACTTGCTGGGCCGCGACCCGGTGCCCGCGCAGGAAGGCTTGCTGGAGCGCTGCATTCACAAGCAGGTGGTGCTGGTGACCGGTGCCGGTGGCTCCATTGGCGCCGAGCTGTGCCGGCAGATCATCGGCCTTGGGCCCAAGACCTTGCTGCTGCTGGACCATGCCGAGTTCAACCTGTACAGCATTCTCAGCGAGCTGGAGCAGCGCGTGGCCCGGGAGTCGCTGTCGGTGCAGCTGCTGCCGATCCTGGGCTCGGTGCGCAACCAGCAGCATCTAGTCGATGTGATGAGCACCTGGCGTGTGGATACCGTCTACCATGCCGCCGCCTACAAGCATGTGCCCATGGTCGAGCACAACATCGCCGAAGGCATTCTCAACAACGTCTACGGCACTTTGTGCACGGCCCAGGCGGCGTTGCAGACCGGGGTGGCCAACTTCGTGCTTATCTCCACCGACAAGGCCGTGCGCCCGACCAATGTAATGGGCAGCA is part of the Pseudomonas parafulva genome and harbors:
- a CDS encoding polysaccharide biosynthesis protein, translated to MSNAKNDRLRQFLVTLSRRQKRLIQVCTDIVLIWFALWLSFIVRLGVEEMYNPIVEHTWLFMAAPCVAIPLFIRFGMYRAVMRYFGNDALVAIIKAVTLSSLILAVVVYWYSNHEAVVPRSTIFNYWWLSMVIIGGLRLIMRQYFLGDWFTGAHQIPFANRDDGQIKVAIYGAGTAGNQLLAALRMGRVMRPVAFLDDDGDLANRVISGLQVYKPKHLQQMLKETGAQEVLLALPSATRARRREILALLEPYPLHVRSVPAFADLATGRVKVDDIQDVDIADLLGRDPVPAQEGLLERCIHKQVVLVTGAGGSIGAELCRQIIGLGPKTLLLLDHAEFNLYSILSELEQRVARESLSVQLLPILGSVRNQQHLVDVMSTWRVDTVYHAAAYKHVPMVEHNIAEGILNNVYGTLCTAQAALQTGVANFVLISTDKAVRPTNVMGSTKRLSELILQALSREAAPVLYGDCNKIARVNKTRFTMVRFGNVLGSSGSVIPLFHQQIKTGGPLTVTHPKITRYFMTIPEAAQLVVQAGAMGQGGDVFVLDMGEPVRIVELAEKMIHLSGLSVRSSSNPQGDIAIEFTGLRPGEKLYEELLIGDDVSPTAHPMIMAANEDYLAWERLREGLTLLLAAVAEDDFTRVRQLLREMVNGYSPQGDIVDWVYLQRRQGPVER